From Deltaproteobacteria bacterium, one genomic window encodes:
- a CDS encoding Ppx/GppA family phosphatase, which yields MLEHFAVIDVGSNALRFQLASVPQPKRYRVLEQDRLPVRLGYQVFQTGQLDSRAAEQALTALAKFKATADRYRVKALRAVGTSALREASDAKAFTDRVRKLGVHLEVISEAEEARLISLGIMSGLQFHLPLGLFVDIGGGSVEMAVANASSNYCLFSLPLGAVRITERFLQEDPPRRKGIKHLRYHVEETLQDVVKRIRKEKFTMAFGSGGTLTTLAETDARLAGDSKIGSLAVLRRPRLKTLIEILMQQPAAERARLISGDPKRADIIVAGALVLHEIMVQAELDYLFVSKRGLRDGVMVDLLRKKYGESAPWQQESERAQSVEQVFQKYDGGAVHSAHVSQLALSLFYQLQPLHKLGEKDAGILHAAAMLHDIGHFITQKKHHKHSYYLIKSSGLESFNKLELELVANIARYHRKAHPSPKHLGFSQLSPDNQDVVRKLSAVLRVADALDFKRAQAVKSVACAYHGGKVIDIACSAAENVSDEIHWALQKGKLIEEVFDVKLSLNRAKPRSL from the coding sequence ATGCTCGAACATTTCGCCGTCATCGACGTGGGCAGCAACGCGCTGCGCTTTCAGTTAGCGAGTGTGCCGCAGCCCAAGCGCTATCGGGTTCTCGAACAAGACCGATTGCCCGTGCGCCTGGGCTACCAGGTCTTTCAAACCGGCCAGCTCGACAGCCGCGCGGCGGAGCAAGCGCTCACGGCCCTCGCGAAATTCAAAGCCACCGCAGACCGTTACCGAGTCAAAGCGCTGCGTGCCGTCGGCACCAGCGCGTTGCGCGAAGCCAGCGACGCCAAAGCTTTTACCGACCGGGTGAGAAAACTCGGCGTCCACCTTGAAGTGATCTCGGAAGCCGAAGAGGCGCGGCTGATCTCGCTCGGCATCATGAGCGGCTTACAGTTTCATTTGCCGCTCGGACTATTTGTCGACATCGGCGGCGGCAGCGTTGAGATGGCGGTGGCCAACGCCAGCAGCAATTATTGTTTGTTCAGCTTGCCGCTCGGCGCCGTGCGCATAACCGAGCGTTTTTTGCAGGAAGATCCGCCGCGGCGCAAAGGCATCAAACATCTGCGCTACCACGTCGAAGAGACGCTGCAGGACGTCGTCAAGCGCATCCGCAAAGAAAAGTTCACGATGGCCTTCGGCAGCGGCGGCACTTTGACCACCTTGGCCGAGACCGACGCGCGCCTGGCCGGCGACAGCAAGATCGGCTCGCTGGCGGTGCTGCGCCGGCCGCGCTTAAAGACCTTGATCGAAATCTTAATGCAGCAGCCGGCCGCCGAGCGCGCCAGGTTAATCAGCGGCGATCCGAAGCGCGCCGACATCATCGTCGCCGGCGCTTTAGTCCTGCATGAGATCATGGTTCAGGCGGAGCTCGATTATCTCTTCGTCTCCAAGCGCGGCCTGCGCGACGGCGTCATGGTCGATCTGCTGCGCAAGAAATACGGCGAGAGCGCGCCCTGGCAGCAGGAAAGCGAGCGCGCTCAATCGGTGGAGCAGGTGTTTCAGAAATACGACGGCGGCGCCGTCCACTCGGCCCACGTCAGCCAACTCGCGCTCAGTCTATTTTATCAGCTGCAGCCGCTCCATAAGCTCGGCGAAAAAGATGCCGGCATCCTTCACGCCGCCGCGATGCTGCATGACATCGGCCACTTCATCACCCAGAAAAAGCATCACAAGCACTCTTACTATCTGATCAAAAGCTCCGGCCTCGAATCCTTCAACAAGCTGGAGCTCGAGCTGGTGGCCAACATCGCCCGCTATCATCGCAAAGCCCACCCGAGCCCCAAGCACTTGGGCTTTAGCCAGCTATCGCCGGACAACCAGGACGTGGTGCGCAAATTGAGCGCAGTCCTGCGCGTCGCCGACGCGCTCGACTTCAAGCGCGCCCAAGCGGTGAAGTCGGTGGCCTGCGCCTACCACGGCGGCAAAGTGATCGACATCGCCTGCAGCGCCGCGGAAAATGTCAGCGATGAAATTCATTGGGCTTTGCAGAAAGGCAAGCTGATCGAAGAAGTTTTCGACGTCAAGCTATCGTTGAACCGCGCCAAACCACGCAGTTTGTAA
- a CDS encoding arsenate reductase ArsC, with amino-acid sequence MSVKKRVLILCTGNSARSQMAEGLLRHDAGERFAVASAGTRPSVVRPEAIAVMAELNIDISAHRSKHVDVFHGQTFDYVITVCDNARESCPVFLGKAQKLHHDFTDPAALDGTEQKRLALFRRVRDELRAYLRVFALGHR; translated from the coding sequence ATGAGCGTCAAAAAACGTGTCCTGATACTTTGCACCGGCAATTCGGCGCGCAGCCAAATGGCCGAGGGATTATTGCGCCACGATGCCGGCGAGCGTTTCGCAGTAGCCAGCGCCGGCACCCGGCCGAGCGTCGTGCGACCGGAAGCGATCGCAGTCATGGCCGAGCTCAATATCGACATCTCGGCGCATCGCTCGAAACATGTCGATGTGTTTCATGGCCAAACCTTCGACTACGTCATCACGGTTTGCGACAACGCGCGCGAATCCTGCCCAGTGTTTTTGGGCAAAGCGCAGAAGCTGCATCATGATTTCACCGATCCGGCAGCGCTTGACGGAACCGAGCAAAAACGGTTAGCGCTGTTTCGCCGCGTGCGCGACGAGCTGCGGGCGTATTTGCGGGTGTTCGCACTCGGTCACCGATAA
- a CDS encoding CHAD domain-containing protein — translation MPPRSRSPSALRTGNAAFLADAKTAAPTGRDKKVTRRKPDTKPARAETDALGKLAHKRLGDFAALFAQAMIADDPKTVHDLRVASRRLQQLLRALHSVKNKKPAKKAGDFLRALRQALGPLRNLDVMAEMAAARAQAGHSAATRGTWLGIASAIEKERAEENARAREAMKDFDLTGFLDRMTRTLHSRSAQDSDAKDLQETTERRFQSWSDALSQVVTEPTVKRLHALRIAGKRLRYSIELRAAVSDGTLKPLAQSLAKLQDNLGAWHDVHTLMQYVDAYLNQKELRAERAGESRALLSEVEREQKRGQTQADEAIAAAQSLRNSWPIKSDPAA, via the coding sequence ATGCCACCTCGAAGTCGATCACCTTCCGCCCTCCGAACCGGCAACGCTGCATTTTTGGCTGACGCCAAAACAGCTGCGCCAACTGGGCGAGACAAAAAAGTAACCCGGCGCAAGCCCGACACAAAGCCAGCGCGCGCAGAGACCGACGCCCTCGGCAAGTTGGCGCACAAGCGGCTCGGCGATTTCGCCGCCCTGTTCGCTCAAGCGATGATTGCCGACGATCCGAAAACTGTCCACGACCTGCGCGTTGCCAGCCGGCGCCTGCAGCAACTGTTGCGCGCTCTGCACTCTGTCAAGAACAAGAAACCGGCGAAAAAGGCCGGCGATTTTTTGCGCGCGCTGCGCCAGGCCCTTGGGCCGCTGCGCAACCTGGACGTGATGGCAGAAATGGCGGCAGCCCGCGCCCAAGCTGGCCACAGCGCGGCGACCCGCGGCACTTGGCTGGGAATTGCGTCGGCCATTGAGAAAGAGCGCGCCGAGGAAAACGCGCGCGCCCGCGAAGCGATGAAGGATTTCGATTTGACCGGCTTTCTCGACCGCATGACGCGCACGCTGCACAGTCGGTCGGCCCAGGACTCGGATGCGAAAGACTTGCAAGAGACTACCGAGCGCCGTTTCCAGTCATGGAGCGATGCGTTGAGCCAGGTCGTTACGGAGCCCACAGTGAAACGCCTGCACGCCTTGCGCATCGCCGGCAAGCGGCTGCGCTACTCCATCGAGCTGCGCGCCGCAGTGAGCGACGGCACGTTAAAACCGCTGGCGCAATCGCTGGCCAAGCTGCAGGACAACCTCGGCGCCTGGCACGACGTGCACACGCTGATGCAGTACGTCGACGCCTATCTCAATCAGAAAGAACTCCGCGCCGAACGTGCCGGCGAAAGCCGCGCACTCCTTTCTGAGGTGGAGCGCGAGCAAAAACGCGGTCAAACCCAGGCCGACGAAGCGATCGCCGCAGCCCAGTCGCTGCGCAACAGTTGGCCGATCAAGTCCGACCCTGCTGCGTAG
- a CDS encoding carboxypeptidase regulatory-like domain-containing protein has product MTIAGLALAVFLLPHPLSSQQTVALDNNDIGGVVTSAKGPEAGVWVIAETNDLPTRFARMVVTDDQGRYVLPDLPKASYDIWVRGYGLVDSPKVKAAPGRHLNLRAVLAPNDAAAAKYYPAIHWYSMLKIPEASEFGGKGAVPVKITQNAWLNSMKSNGCVGCHQMGQLSTRTFPKDIPHPINIENSQEAWFRRIQSGQSGESMFNTLMKDLGGAPIKYFADWTDRVAKGELPDSKPARPQGVERNIVVTTWDWSSEKKYLHDLIASDRRYPTVNAYGPLYGSPEYSTDLMPVLDPKKHTATHISTPVRPGTPEALGPGHAASDKLLQPSPYWGAEKLWDTRSNNHNAMFDRKGRVWFAAAFRDAPAPDFCKKGSSHPSAKVFPVERNNRQLTMLDPKTGQYTFVDTCFGSHHLQFGYDANDTLWTSGAGQVVGWVNTKMFDETGDIARSQGWTPMILDTNGNGKRDEYVEPNQPVDPAKDKRIVAGFYAVMPNPVDGSVWGTFRSFPGAVVRVAPGSNPSETALTEIYNVPLPGFGPRGGDIDKQGVIWVSLSSGHLASFDRRKCKGPLNGPKATGDHCPEGWAFHKYPGPGFKGLGDNSAESSYYTWVDQHNTFGLGNDVPMSTGNLNDGLIAFKDGKMMVLRVPYPLGFYAKGFDGRIDDPNAGWKGRGLWSASGDRAPWLNERGKGAKPMAVQFQLRPDPLAK; this is encoded by the coding sequence TTGACGATTGCCGGGTTGGCGCTGGCGGTTTTTCTTTTGCCGCATCCCCTGAGCAGTCAGCAAACGGTCGCTCTCGATAACAACGATATCGGCGGCGTCGTGACGAGCGCTAAAGGACCGGAGGCGGGGGTTTGGGTCATCGCCGAAACCAACGATCTGCCGACGCGTTTTGCGCGCATGGTCGTCACCGACGATCAAGGCCGCTACGTGCTGCCGGATTTGCCGAAGGCGAGCTACGATATCTGGGTGCGCGGCTACGGTCTGGTCGATTCGCCGAAGGTGAAAGCGGCGCCGGGGCGGCACCTGAACTTGCGCGCGGTGCTAGCGCCCAACGACGCGGCGGCGGCGAAGTACTATCCGGCGATCCATTGGTACTCGATGCTGAAAATCCCCGAAGCGAGCGAGTTTGGCGGCAAGGGCGCGGTCCCCGTCAAGATAACCCAAAACGCCTGGCTCAATTCGATGAAGAGCAATGGCTGTGTCGGCTGCCATCAGATGGGCCAACTCTCGACGCGCACGTTCCCGAAGGACATTCCCCATCCGATTAATATTGAAAATTCCCAGGAGGCATGGTTCCGCCGCATCCAGTCGGGACAATCCGGCGAGTCGATGTTCAACACACTGATGAAGGATCTCGGCGGGGCGCCGATCAAATATTTCGCCGACTGGACTGACCGGGTCGCCAAAGGTGAGCTGCCCGACAGCAAGCCGGCACGGCCCCAGGGTGTGGAGCGCAATATCGTGGTGACGACCTGGGACTGGTCGAGCGAGAAAAAGTATTTGCACGACCTGATCGCGTCCGACCGGCGCTACCCGACCGTCAACGCCTACGGACCGCTTTACGGCTCACCGGAGTATAGCACCGACCTCATGCCGGTGCTCGATCCCAAAAAACACACGGCGACCCATATCTCAACGCCGGTGCGGCCCGGTACCCCGGAAGCCCTCGGCCCGGGGCATGCAGCCAGCGATAAACTCTTGCAGCCTTCGCCCTACTGGGGCGCGGAAAAACTCTGGGACACTCGGTCGAATAATCACAACGCGATGTTCGACCGCAAAGGGCGGGTGTGGTTTGCCGCTGCTTTTCGCGACGCGCCGGCGCCTGATTTCTGCAAGAAGGGCTCGAGCCATCCTTCGGCAAAAGTCTTTCCCGTGGAGCGCAACAACCGCCAGCTCACGATGCTCGATCCCAAGACCGGCCAATATACTTTCGTCGATACCTGCTTCGGCTCGCATCATTTGCAGTTCGGCTACGACGCCAACGATACGCTGTGGACGAGCGGTGCGGGCCAGGTGGTGGGTTGGGTCAATACCAAGATGTTCGATGAAACCGGCGATATCGCGCGCTCGCAGGGCTGGACGCCGATGATTCTCGACACCAACGGTAACGGCAAGCGCGATGAATACGTCGAGCCCAACCAGCCGGTGGATCCGGCCAAGGATAAGCGCATCGTCGCCGGCTTCTACGCTGTGATGCCGAACCCGGTGGATGGCTCGGTCTGGGGCACGTTCCGCAGCTTTCCCGGTGCGGTGGTGCGCGTCGCTCCCGGCAGTAATCCTTCGGAGACGGCGCTGACGGAAATCTACAACGTGCCGTTGCCCGGCTTCGGCCCGCGTGGCGGCGACATCGATAAGCAAGGTGTTATTTGGGTGTCGCTATCGAGCGGACACTTGGCGAGCTTCGATCGGCGCAAGTGCAAAGGGCCTTTGAACGGTCCGAAGGCGACGGGCGATCACTGCCCGGAGGGTTGGGCGTTTCACAAATATCCGGGCCCGGGCTTCAAGGGCTTGGGCGATAACAGCGCCGAGTCGAGCTACTACACCTGGGTCGACCAGCACAATACGTTTGGCTTAGGCAACGACGTGCCGATGTCGACGGGTAACTTGAATGATGGTTTGATCGCCTTTAAAGACGGCAAGATGATGGTCCTGCGCGTGCCCTATCCGCTGGGTTTCTACGCCAAAGGTTTCGACGGCCGCATCGACGATCCCAACGCTGGCTGGAAGGGGCGCGGCCTGTGGAGCGCCAGCGGCGACCGCGCGCCGTGGTTAAACGAGCGCGGCAAGGGCGCCAAACCGATGGCGGTGCAGTTTCAGTTGCGGCCGGATCCGTTGGCGAAGTAA
- the sixA gene encoding phosphohistidine phosphatase SixA produces the protein MNLFFLRHGSAIEHGDPRVESDTERFLTPKGIKRLRQAARGMRALGLSFDAILTSPAVRARQTAQIVAVALKIAAEPREMMDLAPESTVEHLIFGLSRLPAQDNLLLVGHEPLLTQACSFLLALERDQSLNLTLKKAGLCHLEVDHLPPSEPATLHFWLTPKQLRQLGETKK, from the coding sequence ATGAACTTGTTTTTTCTGCGCCACGGCAGCGCCATCGAGCACGGCGATCCGCGCGTCGAGAGCGACACGGAGCGCTTCCTCACGCCCAAAGGGATCAAGCGCCTGCGCCAAGCGGCGCGCGGCATGCGCGCGCTCGGTCTGTCCTTCGACGCCATTCTGACGAGCCCGGCCGTGCGCGCGCGCCAGACCGCACAGATCGTCGCGGTCGCGCTCAAGATCGCGGCCGAGCCACGGGAAATGATGGACTTGGCACCGGAGAGCACGGTGGAGCATCTGATCTTTGGTTTGAGCCGGCTGCCGGCGCAAGACAATTTGCTGCTCGTCGGCCATGAACCGCTGTTGACGCAAGCCTGTTCATTCTTATTGGCGCTTGAAAGAGATCAGAGCCTGAACCTCACGCTCAAAAAGGCGGGCCTATGCCACCTCGAAGTCGATCACCTTCCGCCCTCCGAACCGGCAACGCTGCATTTTTGGCTGACGCCAAAACAGCTGCGCCAACTGGGCGAGACAAAAAAGTAA
- a CDS encoding FAD-dependent monooxygenase, which yields MPLPLQRNRRPIEMKSPHIIIAGAGPVGVVAALACAQNDFSVTLLEAEAKIDDNPRAATTHPSTLAMIARVGLIDQFIAEGLVARYFQFWDKAKRTKITEFDHELLRGETEFPFVVQTEQHKLCNMGLKKLTQYGHVQIRMNTQLTDLSQTDARVTATVNGPHGTESIEGDYLIGADGGRSVVRKALDIEFEGYTWPEQFLVLTVRDDFQQILTGSCYRNYMADPDEWTNLFKVAGDDGKGRWRAVCPTRPEETDAEALSDESAYRRLERICPLPKGYRLMHKNLYKVHQRVAVKFRKGRAFLAGDSAHVNNTVGGLGLNGGIHDAMELVETLIEVERNGADRSLLDRYERRRRTLNIEFVQEQTINNKKRLEEKDPSARQARFDELRAIAEDPKRHKQFLLRTSLIESVRKAKGIS from the coding sequence ATGCCACTACCACTGCAGAGAAATAGAAGGCCGATTGAAATGAAATCTCCTCATATCATTATTGCCGGTGCCGGGCCGGTTGGCGTCGTGGCCGCGCTGGCGTGCGCGCAAAACGATTTTTCCGTGACGCTGCTCGAAGCTGAAGCGAAGATCGATGACAACCCAAGGGCGGCGACCACCCATCCTTCGACGCTGGCCATGATCGCGCGGGTCGGCTTGATCGATCAGTTCATCGCCGAAGGCTTGGTGGCGCGCTACTTTCAGTTCTGGGACAAAGCGAAGCGAACTAAGATTACCGAATTCGATCACGAGCTGTTGCGTGGCGAGACCGAGTTTCCCTTCGTTGTGCAGACCGAGCAGCACAAGCTATGTAACATGGGACTAAAGAAATTAACCCAATATGGCCACGTGCAAATTCGCATGAACACGCAACTGACCGACTTGTCGCAAACCGATGCCCGAGTGACGGCCACCGTCAACGGACCCCACGGCACTGAGTCCATCGAAGGCGACTATTTAATCGGCGCCGATGGTGGCCGCAGCGTCGTGCGCAAGGCACTCGATATCGAGTTCGAAGGTTACACCTGGCCCGAGCAATTTCTGGTTTTGACCGTACGCGACGATTTTCAGCAGATCCTAACCGGATCGTGCTACCGCAACTACATGGCCGATCCCGACGAGTGGACGAACTTATTCAAAGTAGCGGGCGATGACGGCAAAGGCCGCTGGCGCGCGGTGTGTCCGACGCGGCCTGAAGAAACTGACGCCGAAGCGCTCAGCGACGAATCCGCCTATCGCCGCTTGGAACGCATTTGCCCGTTGCCCAAGGGCTATCGCTTGATGCACAAGAACCTCTATAAAGTTCATCAACGCGTAGCGGTGAAATTTCGCAAAGGGCGAGCCTTTCTCGCCGGCGACTCGGCCCACGTGAACAATACGGTAGGCGGCCTGGGTTTGAACGGCGGCATTCACGACGCTATGGAGCTGGTCGAGACGTTGATCGAAGTCGAGCGCAACGGCGCCGATCGATCGCTACTGGATCGCTACGAGCGGCGCCGGCGCACGCTCAATATCGAGTTCGTCCAGGAGCAGACCATCAACAATAAAAAGCGGTTGGAAGAAAAAGACCCGAGCGCGCGCCAGGCGCGCTTTGATGAGCTGCGCGCGATTGCCGAAGACCCCAAGCGACACAAGCAATTTCTACTGCGCACCTCGCTGATCGAAAGCGTGCGCAAGGCCAAAGGCATTAGCTAA
- a CDS encoding PstS family phosphate ABC transporter substrate-binding protein — protein sequence MKNTILAFGLAAGLGFSSYARAQIVQVDGSSTVSPVTEAVAEEFQKAKKGKVKVTVGIAGTGGGFKKFCRGETDVSNASRPILKQEIAACKGSGVEFIELPVAYDALTIIVNPKNDWVKSLTVADLKKMWEPGAQGKVTNWNQVRSEWPNAPLKLFGPGADSGTFDYFTEAIVGKAKSSRGDFTASEDDNVLVQGVANDRNALGYFGFAYYVENQKKLKGVAIDGGKGPVAPSAKAVEDGSYQPLSRPIFIYVSKKAMDSKPEVREFVEFSLKEAPKLVPQVKYVALPAKAYSIGMDHLKKNKTGTVFDGTAEIGVKIEDLLKREARL from the coding sequence ATGAAGAATACAATTTTAGCGTTTGGGTTGGCCGCCGGCTTAGGGTTCAGCTCCTACGCGCGGGCGCAGATTGTTCAAGTCGACGGATCGAGCACGGTGTCTCCGGTCACGGAAGCGGTGGCGGAAGAATTTCAGAAAGCCAAGAAGGGCAAGGTGAAAGTCACCGTCGGCATCGCCGGCACCGGCGGCGGCTTCAAAAAATTCTGCCGCGGCGAAACCGACGTCAGCAACGCTTCGCGGCCGATCTTGAAACAGGAAATCGCAGCCTGCAAAGGCAGCGGCGTTGAGTTCATCGAGCTGCCGGTGGCCTATGACGCGCTTACTATTATCGTCAACCCGAAAAACGACTGGGTTAAATCACTGACAGTGGCTGACCTCAAGAAGATGTGGGAACCGGGCGCTCAAGGGAAAGTGACCAACTGGAATCAGGTCCGTTCTGAATGGCCGAATGCGCCGCTCAAGCTTTTCGGTCCTGGCGCCGATTCCGGCACCTTTGACTATTTCACCGAAGCGATCGTCGGCAAGGCCAAATCGAGCCGCGGCGACTTCACCGCCAGCGAAGACGACAACGTGCTGGTGCAAGGCGTCGCCAACGACCGCAATGCGCTCGGCTACTTTGGTTTCGCCTACTACGTCGAAAACCAAAAGAAACTCAAAGGCGTTGCCATCGACGGCGGCAAGGGGCCCGTAGCGCCTTCCGCAAAAGCGGTCGAGGACGGCAGCTACCAGCCGCTCTCCCGACCCATCTTCATCTACGTCAGCAAAAAGGCCATGGACAGCAAACCGGAAGTGAGGGAGTTCGTTGAGTTCTCCCTCAAAGAAGCCCCCAAGCTCGTGCCGCAGGTCAAGTATGTTGCCCTTCCGGCTAAAGCCTACAGCATCGGCATGGACCATCTGAAAAAGAATAAGACCGGCACCGTGTTTGACGGCACCGCCGAGATCGGCGTCAAGATCGAAGATCTCCTGAAGCGCGAAGCCAGACTCTAA
- a CDS encoding winged helix-turn-helix transcriptional regulator produces the protein MKIDYTTYEVSVAGRPVKLTLKEFELLRFLVQNPNRVLNRDQLLDRVWGGDTFVTPRTVDVHIRRLRKAIEQDDSNPKWISTLRGVGYKFDERTLEEPLRDESHHR, from the coding sequence CTGAAAATCGATTATACCACCTACGAAGTTTCAGTCGCCGGCAGGCCGGTCAAACTGACCCTAAAAGAGTTCGAACTGCTGCGTTTCCTCGTCCAGAATCCCAACCGGGTGTTGAACCGCGATCAACTATTGGATCGCGTTTGGGGCGGCGACACGTTCGTCACGCCGCGCACAGTCGACGTGCATATTAGGCGTCTGCGCAAAGCCATTGAACAAGACGACAGTAATCCAAAATGGATTTCGACGCTGCGCGGCGTGGGCTACAAGTTCGATGAGAGGACGCTGGAGGAGCCGCTTCGCGACGAATCCCACCACCGGTAG
- the ppk1 gene encoding polyphosphate kinase 1, producing the protein MDSLTDPVAGESLFINRELSWLEFNRRVLEEAKDDSVPLLERIKFLAIFSSNLDEFFMVRVARLMRRVHDGDRRPGPDGLTPAETLTAMAKLAHELVDEQHQCFLDTILPRLTYEGIYLCRPKEMTAEQGRFLEDYFLGTLYPIVTPLAIDPGHPFPYLANRSLCLVVSLRAAIASRLPHTDLSIVHIPTHVAPRFIALPTVEGQHAFVLLEDVLRHYLPRLYQGFEILSCHAIRVTRDADFGLTRRRDEDLMMLIEKGIRKRRMGDAVRLQYDRDMPMAIVNQLVDELDLSPASLYPGEGFTAFTDLLQLYNALNIPRLRDRPQPPLPVPSFEHAADLWSAIRARDVLVFHPYQSFDTVTRFVDEAASDPKVLAIKMTLYRVSPTSPIAPALRRAAEAGKEVSVLVELQARFDEEANITWARALEDVGAHVVYGMVGYKTHCKICLVVRQEADGIRRYCHLATGNYNVRTAGVYSDLGLFTCRESFAQDLTELFNLLTGYTRPQKFNHILLAPLGLREHFINCIRGEADHARAGRPARIIAKVNSLIDPAIIDELYRASQAGVQIDLIVRGMCSLRPRLVGVSEHIEVVSIIDRYLEHARVFYFHDDNDPKYWLASADWMERNFDRRLEIAFPVLDLQHQARLKEILEVQLSDCLKSWRLQPDGTWRRSPPCGTRLVRSQEKLYELTRSAANGSVTPS; encoded by the coding sequence ATGGATTCTTTAACCGACCCCGTTGCGGGCGAGAGCCTTTTCATCAACCGCGAGCTTTCGTGGTTGGAGTTCAATCGCCGGGTGCTCGAAGAGGCCAAAGACGACTCGGTGCCGCTGCTCGAGCGCATCAAGTTTCTCGCGATTTTTAGCTCCAACCTCGATGAGTTCTTCATGGTTCGCGTCGCTCGGCTGATGAGACGGGTCCACGACGGCGATCGGCGCCCCGGGCCCGACGGCCTCACCCCCGCCGAGACCCTCACGGCGATGGCGAAGTTGGCGCACGAGTTGGTCGATGAGCAGCACCAGTGTTTTCTCGACACGATCTTGCCGCGGCTCACCTATGAAGGCATTTATCTTTGCCGTCCCAAAGAAATGACCGCCGAACAGGGGCGTTTTCTCGAGGATTATTTTCTCGGCACGCTCTACCCGATTGTCACGCCGTTGGCGATCGACCCGGGCCATCCGTTCCCTTACCTGGCCAATCGCTCGCTCTGTCTGGTGGTCTCGCTGCGCGCGGCGATCGCCTCGCGCCTACCCCACACCGATTTGTCCATCGTCCATATTCCCACCCACGTCGCGCCGCGCTTTATTGCGCTGCCAACCGTTGAGGGCCAACACGCCTTCGTTTTGTTGGAGGATGTGCTGCGCCATTATTTGCCGCGGCTCTATCAGGGCTTTGAAATACTTTCCTGCCACGCGATCCGCGTCACCCGCGACGCCGATTTCGGCCTGACGCGCCGGCGCGACGAAGATTTGATGATGCTCATCGAAAAGGGCATTCGCAAGCGGCGCATGGGCGATGCGGTGCGCTTGCAATACGATCGCGACATGCCGATGGCCATCGTCAACCAGCTGGTCGACGAGTTGGACCTCAGCCCGGCAAGCCTCTACCCCGGCGAAGGGTTCACCGCGTTCACCGACCTGCTCCAGCTCTACAACGCGCTCAACATTCCGCGTCTGCGCGACCGGCCGCAGCCGCCGCTGCCAGTGCCGTCCTTCGAACACGCCGCCGATCTATGGAGCGCGATTCGAGCGCGCGACGTGCTGGTGTTTCACCCCTATCAGTCGTTCGACACCGTGACCCGCTTTGTCGACGAGGCGGCCAGCGATCCCAAGGTCCTGGCGATCAAGATGACGCTTTATCGCGTCAGTCCGACTTCGCCGATTGCGCCGGCGCTGCGGCGCGCCGCCGAGGCGGGCAAAGAAGTTTCGGTGTTGGTGGAATTGCAAGCGCGCTTCGATGAGGAAGCCAACATTACCTGGGCACGCGCCCTGGAAGACGTCGGCGCCCACGTGGTTTATGGCATGGTCGGCTACAAGACTCACTGCAAGATCTGTCTCGTGGTGCGCCAGGAAGCCGACGGCATACGGCGCTACTGTCATCTCGCCACCGGCAACTACAACGTGCGCACCGCCGGAGTGTACAGCGATCTCGGCCTGTTCACTTGCCGTGAGAGCTTCGCCCAGGATCTTACCGAGCTGTTTAACTTACTGACCGGCTACACCCGGCCGCAAAAATTCAACCACATCTTGCTTGCACCGCTGGGCCTGCGCGAGCATTTCATCAATTGCATTCGCGGCGAAGCCGACCATGCGCGCGCCGGCCGGCCGGCGCGCATCATCGCCAAGGTGAACAGCCTGATCGACCCGGCGATTATCGACGAGCTCTACCGCGCCAGCCAGGCGGGCGTGCAGATCGACCTGATCGTGCGCGGCATGTGCAGCCTGCGCCCGCGGCTGGTGGGAGTGTCGGAGCATATCGAAGTCGTCTCGATCATCGACCGCTATCTCGAGCACGCCCGGGTTTTCTATTTTCACGACGACAACGATCCGAAGTATTGGCTCGCCTCAGCAGACTGGATGGAGCGTAATTTCGATCGCCGTTTGGAGATCGCCTTTCCCGTGCTCGACCTGCAGCATCAGGCAAGGTTAAAAGAGATTCTCGAAGTGCAGCTGAGCGATTGCCTCAAGAGCTGGCGTCTGCAGCCCGACGGTACGTGGCGCCGCTCGCCGCCCTGCGGCACGAGGCTGGTTCGTTCTCAGGAAAAACTTTACGAGCTCACCCGCAGCGCCGCCAACGGCTCGGTCACGCCGTCTTGA